A genomic segment from Orientia tsutsugamushi str. Boryong encodes:
- a CDS encoding c-type cytochrome: protein MSVTILTDTLYKPLLLPAKRGYHVDDISDQAQQGNFSPLAKDAIFELDEQKIAELIKNASLESGSKLFKQKCSSCHTSNKDGVNRVGPNLYDVVNRIKATYPNYNYSAAMTSQGGSWDEKSLFLYLHKPTKYIPGTRMSFIGLPNAKDIADVIKFLKENTNK, encoded by the coding sequence ATGTCAGTAACTATATTAACTGATACTTTATATAAGCCACTTCTACTTCCTGCTAAGCGTGGTTATCATGTTGATGATATTAGCGATCAAGCTCAACAGGGTAACTTTAGTCCATTAGCAAAAGATGCTATATTCGAGCTTGATGAACAAAAAATTGCTGAATTAATAAAAAATGCTAGCTTAGAATCTGGTAGTAAGCTTTTCAAACAAAAATGCTCTTCTTGTCATACTAGTAATAAGGATGGAGTTAACAGAGTTGGACCTAATTTATATGATGTCGTAAATAGAATTAAAGCTACTTATCCAAATTATAATTACTCTGCTGCAATGACTTCTCAAGGTGGTAGCTGGGATGAGAAATCTTTGTTTTTATATTTACATAAACCAACTAAATACATTCCAGGTACTAGAATGTCGTTTATTGGATTACCTAATGCTAAAGATATAGCAGATGTAATAAAATTTTTAAAAGAAAATACTAATAAATAA
- a CDS encoding SPFH domain-containing protein produces the protein MILSINIFVLVALVIILFNVFKIVPQQQAWIIERLGKLHKVLPAGLNFIIPMIDRVAYKHTLKEQAIDVTAQTAISNDNVSLSIDGVLYVKIIDPVAASYGVSDPYYAITQLAQTTMRSEIGKIPLDKTFEERENLNIAIVTSINHAAANWGIQCMRYEIKDIYPPQSVLRAMELQVAAERQKRAQILESEGKRQSQINLAEAGKAEVVLNSEAAKTDQVNRAVGEAEAILLVAKATAEGIERLAQAINNTGGSDAVSLRIAEQYIDALSKIAKETNTVIIPSNINDSSSVVTQALSIFDAIKLSKSKKSTNSENA, from the coding sequence ATGATATTAAGTATCAACATATTCGTGTTAGTTGCACTAGTTATTATACTATTTAATGTATTTAAAATTGTACCTCAGCAACAGGCTTGGATAATAGAAAGATTAGGTAAGCTACATAAAGTTTTGCCTGCAGGGTTAAATTTTATAATCCCAATGATAGATAGAGTAGCATACAAGCATACCTTAAAGGAACAAGCAATTGATGTAACTGCGCAAACAGCTATTTCTAACGATAATGTTAGCTTATCTATTGATGGAGTACTATATGTTAAAATTATAGATCCAGTAGCAGCTTCTTATGGAGTTAGTGATCCATATTATGCGATTACTCAATTAGCTCAAACTACTATGCGATCAGAGATAGGAAAGATTCCACTAGATAAAACTTTTGAGGAACGTGAAAATTTAAATATAGCTATTGTAACATCTATTAATCATGCAGCTGCAAACTGGGGAATTCAGTGTATGAGATATGAGATTAAGGATATTTACCCTCCACAATCTGTATTACGAGCTATGGAGCTTCAGGTAGCAGCAGAAAGACAAAAACGTGCTCAAATACTTGAATCAGAGGGAAAGAGGCAGTCGCAAATCAACCTAGCAGAAGCAGGAAAAGCAGAAGTGGTTTTAAATTCTGAAGCTGCAAAAACCGATCAAGTTAATAGAGCTGTAGGTGAAGCTGAAGCTATATTACTAGTTGCAAAAGCTACAGCTGAAGGAATAGAGCGACTTGCGCAAGCAATAAATAATACAGGAGGAAGTGATGCTGTCTCGCTACGTATTGCAGAACAGTATATCGATGCTTTATCCAAAATAGCTAAAGAAACTAATACAGTAATTATACCATCAAACATTAATGACAGTAGTTCAGTAGTTACTCAGGCTTTATCAATTTTTGATGCAATAAAACTTTCAAAGTCTAAAAAATCTACAAACTCAGAGAATGCATAG
- a CDS encoding reverse transcriptase domain-containing protein: MLLKYSYGFRPKLNAHDALRELNRLTYNFNKGAIVEIDITKCFNTIKHCELMEFLRKRISDKKFLRLVMKLIETPIIENGTIVTNKEGCRQGSIVSPILANVFLHYVIDSWFAKISKENLMGQTGMVRYCDDMVFVFEREADAKRFYDVLPKRLNKYGLNINEAKSQMIKSGRDHAANLAQQCRKIASYNFLGFTCYWRKSRFGITWRLKYTSRRDRFTEKLKGLRKYLRSQLNKQDKTQTLSQVIRVIR, translated from the coding sequence ATTCTTTTAAAGTATTCATATGGATTTCGACCTAAATTAAATGCACACGACGCTTTAAGGGAGTTAAATAGACTTACGTATAACTTCAATAAAGGGGCTATAGTAGAGATTGATATAACAAAGTGTTTCAATACAATCAAGCATTGTGAGTTGATGGAATTTCTAAGAAAGAGAATATCTGACAAGAAATTTCTAAGACTAGTTATGAAACTGATTGAAACACCAATCATAGAAAATGGTACTATAGTTACTAACAAAGAAGGTTGTCGTCAAGGATCAATAGTTTCACCAATCCTGGCAAATGTCTTTCTGCATTATGTTATAGATAGCTGGTTTGCAAAAATCAGCAAAGAAAACTTAATGGGACAAACAGGAATGGTGAGGTACTGCGACGATATGGTATTTGTCTTTGAAAGGGAAGCAGATGCGAAAAGGTTTTATGATGTTTTGCCTAAAAGGTTAAATAAGTATGGGCTAAATATCAATGAAGCTAAATCACAAATGATAAAATCTGGTAGAGACCATGCTGCAAATTTAGCCCAACAATGCAGGAAGATCGCAAGTTATAATTTTCTTGGATTTACTTGCTATTGGAGAAAATCAAGATTTGGCATAACATGGAGACTAAAATATACCTCAAGGAGAGATCGTTTTACTGAGAAACTGAAAGGACTGAGAAAATATTTGCGTAGTCAGCTAAACAAGCAAGATAAAACACAAACATTATCACAAGTCATTAGAGTTATTAGGTGA
- a CDS encoding ankyrin repeat-containing protein: MKYKNLHIAKILLNNGANVNAKNNDGHTALPSCCCVSRPNQLLN, translated from the coding sequence TTGAAATATAAGAATCTACATATTGCTAAGATTTTGCTGAACAATGGAGCTAACGTAAACGCAAAAAATAATGATGGGCACACTGCTTTACCATCTTGTTGTTGTGTGAGTAGACCTAACCAATTGCTCAATTAG
- the trpS gene encoding tryptophan--tRNA ligase, whose product MSKRILSGIQVTGKQHLGNYLGSIQKWVQMQSKFQSIFFLANLHSITTSQESLKLSESIFSSACMLLACGINPKQSIIFLQSDVKEHSELAWILNCVTPLGQLKRMTQFKDKTIKCSSNNINLGLLAYPVLMAADVLLYQADLVPVGADQKQHLELVRDIVKIIHHKFNDDTIFKLPELFIDHTAGKIMSLKDGRKKMSKSDISDFSRINLTDSQDVIFRKLQKAKTDCYTQITYDPTSRPEISNLINIFAALSNKTTNDIVKEYEYAELTKFKKDLAMLIIDCLNPILKEYNNYMNNLDYVNQVLITGANQAKIIAEKTITKVKQKFGLQILST is encoded by the coding sequence ATGTCCAAACGTATATTATCTGGTATACAGGTTACAGGAAAGCAGCATCTTGGCAATTATTTAGGATCTATACAGAAATGGGTTCAAATGCAATCAAAATTTCAGTCCATATTTTTTCTTGCTAATCTACATTCAATTACTACTTCACAAGAATCATTGAAACTAAGTGAGTCGATATTTAGTTCAGCTTGCATGCTTCTAGCATGCGGAATAAATCCCAAACAATCAATAATTTTTCTTCAATCTGATGTTAAAGAACATTCAGAGCTTGCATGGATACTAAATTGCGTTACTCCACTTGGACAATTAAAACGAATGACTCAATTTAAAGATAAAACTATCAAATGCAGCTCAAATAATATCAACTTAGGATTGCTAGCATATCCTGTACTGATGGCTGCAGATGTTCTGTTATATCAAGCAGATTTAGTACCAGTTGGGGCTGATCAAAAGCAACATTTAGAACTAGTAAGAGATATAGTTAAAATAATCCATCATAAGTTTAATGATGATACCATTTTCAAGTTACCGGAACTATTTATAGATCATACAGCAGGAAAAATCATGAGTCTAAAAGATGGCAGAAAAAAAATGAGTAAGTCAGATATCTCTGATTTTAGTAGAATTAATCTAACTGATTCACAAGACGTTATTTTTAGAAAGTTGCAAAAAGCAAAAACTGATTGCTATACTCAAATCACATATGACCCTACAAGCAGACCAGAGATTTCTAATCTAATTAATATATTTGCTGCACTATCTAATAAAACCACTAATGATATAGTAAAAGAATATGAATATGCAGAATTAACTAAATTTAAAAAAGACTTAGCAATGTTAATTATTGATTGTCTTAACCCTATTTTGAAAGAATATAATAATTATATGAATAATTTAGATTATGTTAATCAAGTATTGATTACAGGGGCTAATCAGGCTAAAATAATAGCTGAAAAAACCATAACAAAAGTAAAACAAAAATTTGGACTACAAATTTTGTCAACATAA